A single window of Athene noctua chromosome 1, bAthNoc1.hap1.1, whole genome shotgun sequence DNA harbors:
- the GPR63 gene encoding putative G-protein coupled receptor 63, with the protein MVFSAMLTLAHSGTSNATFIVYENAYTNFTTPQFLLHSGTTQPLRYSSGAVLTTERSTFLVNATAILPLQEVFRSLSLPLQIILSAAMIFILLVSFLGNFVVCLMVYQKAAMRSAINILLASLAFADMLLAVLNMPFALITIITTQWIFGDIFCRVSAMFFWLFAIEGVAILLIISIDRFLIIVQRQDKLNPYRAKILIAISWAASFVVAFPLSVGNPNLQIPSRAPQCVFGYSTSPGYQAYVIVILLISFFIPFLVMLYSFMGILNTVRHNAVRIHSHPDSICLSQASKLGLMSLQRPFQMNIDMSFKTRAFTTILILFLVFIVCWAPFTTYSLIATFNSHFYYKHNFFEISTWLLWLCYLKSALNPLIYYWRIKKFHDACLDLMPKYFKFLPQLPGHTRRRIRPSAIYVCGEHRSVV; encoded by the coding sequence ATGGTTTTCTCAGCAATGTTGACGCTGGCCCACTCTGGGACCTCAAACGCTACTTTTATTGTTTATGAAAATGCCTATACGAATTTTACCACTCCCCAGTTCTTGCTTCATAGTGGCACAACACAGCCATTGAGATATAGTTCAGGTGCCGTGCTCACCACTGAGAGAAGTACTTTTCTGGTAAACGCTACGGCTATCCTGCCATTGCAAGAAGTTTTCAGGAGCTTGAGTTTGCCACTCCAGATCATTCTTTCTGCTGCTATGATATTTATCCTATTGGTTTCTTTCCTTGGAAACTTTGTTGTCTGCCTCATGGTCTACCAGAAGGCAGCTATGCGATCTGCAATTAACATCCTCTTAGCAAGCCTGGCTTTTGCAGACATGCTGCTGGCAGTGCTGAACATGCCTTTTGCTCTGATAACAATCATTACCACTCAGTGGATTTTTGGGGATATATTCTGCAGAGTCTCTGCCATGTTCTTCTGGCTCTTTGCCATAGAGGGGGTAGCCATTCTTCTTATTATTAGTATTGACCGATTTCTTATCATAGTTCAGAGGCAAGATAAACTGAACCCTTATCGTGCAAAGATTCTCATTGCGATTTCCTGGGCGGCATCCTTTGTTGTTGCTTTTCCGTTATCGGTAGGGAATCCTAATCTGCAGATACCCTCGAGAGCACCTCAGTGTGTTTTTGGCTACTCTACAAGCCCAGGTTACCAAGCCTATGTGATAGTTATCTTGCtaatatctttttttattccATTCCTGGTAATGCTGTATTCTTTTATGGGCATACTCAACACCGTCCGCCACAATGCAGTTCGTATCCATAGCCACCCTGATAGCATATGTCTCAGCCAGGCCAGCAAACTTGGTCTCATGAGCTTACAGAGACCTTTTCAGATGAATATTGATATGAGCTTTAAAACTCGTGCCTTCACAACCATCTTGATTTTGTTCCTTGTCTTCATAGTCTGTTGGGCACCCTTCACCACTTACAGCCTTATTGCCACATTCAACAGCCACTTCTACTACAAGCACAACTTTTTTGAGATAAGCACTTGGCTCCTTTGGCTCTGCTACCTCAAGTCTGCACTGAACCCACTGATTTACTACTGGAGGATTAAGAAATTTCATGATGCATGCTTGGACTTGATGCCCAAATATTTCAAGTTTTTGCCACAGCTACCTGGCCACACAAGGCGGCGCATTCGACCCAGTGCCATCTATGTGTGTGGGGAGCATCGGTCAGTAGTGTGA